In Rutidosis leptorrhynchoides isolate AG116_Rl617_1_P2 chromosome 6, CSIRO_AGI_Rlap_v1, whole genome shotgun sequence, the DNA window ACCGTCAATACACATGGCTTCACAACGCCCGTTACCGAGCATACGAAGAACTTGTGCGTATTCTTGACCGTCTTCTTTGAAAACTAATTCACGTTTTTCGTCATCGGCTTCGTTCTTACCTCTTTTGCGATTCTTTCCTCCCTTTCCCTTGTTCTTCGGCATAGCTAATTCACTTGAGTTGCAGAAATGGACGGAAACCCTAGTTTTTGATTTATTATGTTTGGTATTCTGTGGTTAATTTGCCCCAATTTGATAATTTATACGAGTAATTTAGATAATTTATTATTTACCCCCTAAGCTATGAAACAAAGACAAAATGGACTTGAAATGATTTATGAGCTTTTGGCCCTTGAAGTTTCGTGTATGTCGTTTTATTCTCGAAATTATTTGCATACATGCCTTTAACATTTGGAATTTTTTATTTGTCATCAAACGATTGTTGCTAATTTTCTATTGGATAACTGAAAGTGTTAGTTTTCTTTTCAATTAAGATCACCCTTTACCCTTATTCATGACACAATTTTATTCAATAAGACCATGAATAATCCTGCATGTGACGTCACAAGCAGATTGTTCACTTTTTGATCAAAAAGTGCAATCTACCTGTGACGTGGCAGTGTCAGTCTTTGACACCAAAATAATCCTGACGTCCCTCCCAGTGTCAAATAGGTCCCACCagtttcatttttttctttttcttttttattttattatgaatacaaattatattacatattacatataattaaaaacatataaaaaagtaaccattacataaaatttaaccattacataaaatttaactATTACATAAATTTAACCATTCATGGTGCGGAATGCAGACGGAAGGTTCCAAATATGCTCAACTAGATCATCGGTTAGTTGGTCGTGCACCGTCCTTCGGATGATAACGTCTTGATCCCGTCCTCTATTCAGTATCCGTTCTGAACGATTCTCCATATCTTCGATAATGAACTCTTCCTCCCAATCACTTAACGCAAATCCTTGATCTTCTaaaataatattatgtaatatgatACAACTGTCCATAACTCTCCACATCTTGTTTACCGACATAGTGCGTGCTGCTAACCTTAAAATATGAAATCGACCTTGAAGAACCCCAAATGCCCTCTCTACATCCTTTCGGGCACTAGCTTGAAACCTAGTAAACTTAATCCTTGGATCATCTGTCGGACACGCAAAACCTTTGACTAGAGTAGCCCAGTCAGGATATATACCGTCAGCTAGGTAATAGCCTTTTGTGTACTGATTACCATTTACTTCAAATGGTGCTAGTGGAGATGTTCCTTTTTTAAGTTTATCAAAAACATAGGATTGATTCAAAACATTTATATCATTGTTGGAACCCGCCATTCCAAAAAATTCATGCCAAATTCACAAGTCATACGAAGCAACTGCTTCAAGCATAATGGTAGGTTTCTTGTGATCACCCCTAGTGTATTGTCCCTTCAAAGCAACGGGACAATTCTTCCACTCCCAATGTGTAACATCCCAACCGTTAACCAACCAACaacgcaacataaaaaaaaaaaaaaattaaaactgggcAAAAGGGTGCGCCGAGCGCACCACACCAAATGTGCGGCGCGCACTGGTGCCTGGCAGCTTCTGTCCATTTTTTCCgttttacgcgaaaagatcttcgacttcccgacacatttagaccaagggcttttcacaacattttatattagttaaaactaacacgttccaataataaaatgagttttacgagaccgggcccacgtcggccgttttacgacttttgtacaaaatacaagttttcaaccacatgatttttaacacaaaataaagaccgagcatggcgattggggatacgctgccCAATCTTAATCCAATccaaaaagcaagatcttctaagcaactacgcaagtccactagtcccacgcttacccgagtcaccgcatccatgcaaatctataaaaatataaacaacgagagggtaagttaacgcttagtgagtgaaaatatactacatacatatatatgcataaaatggacacgccacacaaataatcaaataccgcataccggagcatccatgcataaaggcaagctaaactaagcataccgtacgatcactaagcaacaagctaaatatgcatcaacaaacataagttcaccaacgacgatgtgaacaacaccaagaagctacacccggagggttagctacatcacgacaatacaacaatatatatatatatatatatatatatatatatatatatatatatatatatatatatatatatatatatataacaatatataaacgaataaggttaaccccttaacccactaccgaataccaaacaccacaatgaagattggccgaactacacgagccttagtaatccgaaaccacacgagattactatcttcaacaagacaacatcgaggttggccgaactacacgagccttagtaatccgaactacacgagatcactacctcaataagatgaccgaactacacgcgtcaacgtgaatccgaaaccacaagcgattcactttcaacatcaaaacccttcgccattggggttatatcatccacatcacaaccacgtgtgatagtgtacacacaaaacgtgtacctcgccaaaggtgatcaaccaaaacgcacaaccgtgccaattggacccatacacaagtccatcaaatccacctatatgtgaagtgagctctatacccgagaatcacttcacccgacccgcacccatcctacacatacatatgcacataggatattaacactcgccttgttgccttgatgaatgctttcaagtaatccgcaactcgtcaatggaaagttccTATTCCATTATCaaaattacaacaacacacttagagtggatttacaaccaactcaattcgacacttagtgcaaattcgaccaattacaCTAACGAACACAAAACtcgctcaaactaaccaataatcactaacactagtgacaatggtcctaatattccaacttaacccaatcataagtgtaaaacacttataattctcaaaatcacccataaaccctaattttgactcaattcaaaattagtctttcaaacgcactaaatgggttccaatacttccataatcactaaacctagtgattaacctcaattacaagttctaatcatggccaatttgttcaccaacccaaaatccaccgaccataacaataaacccgattactagcatcactaaactcacttcatgagttaaaatgggtttctcaacaatttatattcaaaccctaacttgaatatcaaaatcaaacaatgaaattcggagttagaacttaccacaacaactaaaacgtagctaggaacgaggtgaataactttaaaacccgagcttttgatcacttcgaactccttcttcaccaaaaccccaaatctctctctagaaatctccctctctctctaagatacttgagagtgtttgtgaatgtgaaatatgatccaaaagcggatccaacccagctgataaggcctgagatccagcctcaagtgaaaataccaaaatgcccatcatttaactctaattaaatAAAAGCAGAAAACTGTCGCTGGGACAGTGCGTCGAGCGCACACctaaaggtgcgcggcgcgcactacagtGCTGAACAGATTTTGACCTTTTTGatttataccacgcttcacccaTTATACGCACATCATTTTAACTTtaagtaccataaatatttgggtgttacacaatgcatacaatcaatactccCGAGCATACCCTTAAAACCATGTTTCTCCTCATGTTTACTATATAATCGTTGAACATCGTAAGCATTGGGAGGTCTCATGTAACGTTCTTTGTATAATGTAATAATACATTTACAGAAGTTATCTAAACAAAGTATTGAGGTTTGCTCTCTCATTTTTAAATATTCATCAAACATATCGGCGGCAGTTCCATACGCCAATTGGCATAGAGCCGAAGTCATTTTTTGAAatattgtaaaagtcggccgaccgaTAGCATCAAAACGTTCCCTAAAAAATCTAAAATGCTCGGGAGTATCATGAGAATCGAATTTAGAAATACCTTGCGATATTCGGAGAAATAGTTCAATCCGCATACGAAAACGCCTTTTAAATTTATATGGCGGAAATACGGGTGTGTCACTAAAATAATCCTTCCATAAGTTTTCTCCGGCTTCTTCACGAATTCTTGGAATATAAATTCGTGATCTTGGAACACGCTCGGATTCGACTTCGTCATCCTCATCTTTTAAATGTTGAATTAGTGCAATAATACGTTCGTCTTCCGAATCGGAATCGTAACTAAGTAAATACGATGCCATGAAAGAAAAATAATTGATAGATATGAAAGAAAATTGTATGAAATAATTGATAGAAATGAAAGAAAAATAAAGAGAAATGGTGTGTTAAAAGTGTAGAATGTATGagtttatatagataaaaatatatagaatttaaaaaaaaatcaaaaaaacacAAAAATAGTCTTTTGCCAACGGCTTTATTTTTCAGCCAATCCACATCTGACACGTATCCCTGACGCTTCCTCTTTCTTCCGTGAAAAACTTGACTAACGCCCCGTCCGCGTCACCGGTAACGCCCCACTAGGGGCGTCAGGGGGCGTCACCCAATACCAGCAAGTCTGACGGACCCCTCTGACGTCGCGTTAAAATTGGTCTAAGTAACTATCATCTTACCATCACGTCAACATTTCCTCCATATTATTAAAGAATAACTAATCAATATTATTTATCACACCGTTCCTCAACCACTAAATTAATTTATTTAACCAAAGTATATATATTGAAGCACAATGTACAACAAAATTTAATAAAGTGAAGCACGTGGTTCCTTATTCAATGTGTTTTCCAAAGACATTTTGAATGGCTAATTTTTAACTGGCCAATGGCTAAATATTAACATTGGTGTTATAGATGACACAAACAGGGGTGAAAATATATAGGGGTATGGGTGGATTTGTTAGTTTTagtataaaaattttaattttttcatTTTGCTCATAGTGGATTTTCTTTTGTCCAAAAGTCTTTATAATTTGCTCAAAAACGTTCATATATTGCCCAAAAACGTTCATATATTGCCCAAAAACGCTCGGA includes these proteins:
- the LOC139854316 gene encoding uncharacterized protein translates to MAGSNNDINVLNQSYVFDKLKKGTSPLAPFEVNGNQYTKGYYLADGIYPDWATLVKGFACPTDDPRIKFTRFQASARKDVERAFGVLQGRFHILRLAARTMSVNKMWRVMDSCIILHNIILEDQGFALSDWEEEFIIEDMENRSERILNRGRDQDVIIRRTVHDQLTDDLVEHIWNLPSAFRTMNG
- the LOC139854317 gene encoding uncharacterized protein codes for the protein MASYLLSYDSDSEDERIIALIQHLKDEDDEVESERVPRSRIYIPRIREEAGENLWKDYFSDTPVFPPYKFKRRFRMRIELFLRISQGISKFDSHDTPEHFRFFRERFDAIGRPTFTIFQKMTSALCQLAYGTAADMFDEYLKMREQTSILCLDNFCKCIITLYKERYMRPPNAYDVQRLYSKHEEKHGFKGMLGSIDCMHCVTPKYLWYLKLK